In the genome of Nonomuraea sp. NBC_00507, the window ACGTCCGTGACGGCGACCTGAAGGTGATCGCCGCGCCGCTGGACTTCCTCGGCGTCAACTACTACACCCCGGCCATCGTCTCCGGCGACGGTCCCGCCCACCCGCCGGGCAAGCCGAGCCCATACGTCGGATCGGAGACGGTGCGGTTCGTAGACGGCGGGCGGCCGCGGACCACCCTGGGATGGGAGGTCGACGAGAGCGGGCTGTCCGACCTGCTCGTGCGGCTCGCCCGCGACTACCCGGTGACCGCCCTCTACGTCACCGAGAACGGCGCGGCCTACGACGAGGAGGTGCACGACGCCGACCGGATCGCCTACTTCGATGGCCACCTGCGCGCCTGCCACGACGCCGTGGGACAGGGGGTGCCGCTGCGCGGCTATTTCGCCTGGTCTCTGCTGGACAACTTCGAGTGGGCGCACGGGTACGCCCAGCGGTTCGGCCTGGTTCACGTCGACTTCGCCACGCAGCGCCGTACCCCCAAGGACAGTGCACGCTGGTACGCCGAGGTGATCAGGAGCGGTGGGCTGTGAGACCCACGATCGAGCAGGTGGCCGCGCACGCGGGAGTCGGCCGGAGCACGGTCTCCCGCGTGCTCAACGGCTCCCCCAAGGTGCGCCCGAAGACCAGGGTCACCGTGCAGAAGGCCATCGAGGAGTTGCGCTACACCCCCAACCGGGCCGCGCGCTCGCTGGTCACCCGGCGCACCGACACAGTCGCGCTGGTCATCTCCGAGTCTCCCGAGCGCGTGTTCAGCGACCCCTTCTTCGCGGGCGTCGTACGCGGCATCGCAGCTCAGCTGACGTCGTCCGGCAAGCAGCTGCTGATGACCATGGCCCGGTCGAGCAGCGAGCGCTCAGCCTTGGAGGCCTATCTCGGGGGCGGCCACGTGGACGGCGTCCTGCTGCTCTCACTGCACCACGAGGATCCGCTCCCGTCCCACCTGGGTGAGCTCGGCGTCCCGGCGGTGCTGGGCGGCAGGCCACTCGATCCCGCTCTCGCCGCTCATGTCGTGGACGTGGACAACCAGGCGGGAGCGTACCTGGCGGTGCGGCACCTGATCGAGCGGGGACGGCGACGGATCGCGACCATCACGGGGCCGATGGACATGCTCGTGAGCGTCCACCGGCTGGGCGGCTACCGTGATGGCCTGACCGCCTCCGGGATCGAGGAGAGTTCCGATCTCGTGGCGGACGGGGACTTCAGCGAGCAGAGCGGCGCCGTAGCCATGCGGGCACTGCTCGCCCGCAGGCCCGACCTTGACGCGATCTTCGCCGCCTCCGACCTGATGGCCCTGGGCGCGCTGCGGGTGCTGCGCGAGGCAGGCCGCGCCGACGTGGCCGTCGTGGGCTTCGACGACTCGCCACTCGCCGAGCAGGCCGGGCTCACCTCGGTCCATCAGCCGGTCGAGGACATGGGCCGGGAGATGGTCCGCCTGCTCCTCGAGCTGATCGGCGGCGGGAGGCCGAGCCGATCCGTCCTCGTCCTCACCCCGCACCTCGTGACAAGGGAGACTTCATGAAATTTCGCCATCTGGGGCACAGCGGGCTCATGGTCAGCGAGATCGCCTACGGCAACTGGCTCACCGAGGACACCGTCGAACCCTGCGTGCACGCCGCCCTCGACGCCGGGATCACCACGTTCGACACCGCCGACGCCTATGCCGAGACCCGGGCCGAGGAGGCGCTCGGCCAGGCGCTGCGGGGCATCCGCCGCGATTCGGTGGAGATCCTCACCAAGATCTACTGGCCCACCGGCCCCGGCCCCAATGACCGCGGCCTGTCCCGCAAGCACATCATGCGCTCGATCGACGGCTCCCTGCGCCGCCTCGGCACCGACTACGTGGATCTCTACCAGGCGCACCGCTACGACTACGCCACCCCTCTGGAGGAGACCCTGCGGGCCTTCGACGACCTGGTGCGAGCCGGCAAGGTCCTGTACGTCGGCGTCTCCGACTGGACGGCGGAGCAGATCGCCGACGCGCTGCGGATCGCCGACGACCTGGGCCTGGATCGGATCGTGTCCAACCAGCCGCAGTACAACATGCTCCGCAGGGTCATCGAGCCGGAGATCCTCCCGCTGTGCGCCAAGGAGGGTGTCGGCCAGCTCGTCTACCAGCCGATGGCCCAGGGCGTGCTGGCTGGGCGCTACTCCCCCGGCCAGGCGCCGCCCGCCGAGGCGCGCAGGGAGTTCGTGGACCGGCTGCTGACCGATGACGTCCTGACGCGTGTGGAGCGGCTCCGCCCGATCGCGGCGGACCTCGGGCTGACCATGGCGCAACTGGCGATCGCCTGGGTGCTGCGCGGTCCCGGGGTCTCGGCTGCGATCGTCGGCGGCTCGCGGCCCGAGCAGGTGCACGACAGTGCGGCGGCATCCGGGGTGACCCTCGGAGACGATGTGCTCGGCGCGATCGACGAGATCTTGGACGACGTGGTGGAACGCGTGGCGGATGGGCCGTTCAGCCCGCTCACCAGGCCCTGATCGCGATTGGGAGCGCTCACAGTGTGAAAGCCTGGTACGCTCCGCATGACCAGCATGTACACGCTTGGGAGCGCTCCTAAAAATGACGGATCGGCAGCCGACGCTGGACGAGGTGGCCCGGCGGGCGGGAGTGTCCAGGGGCACGGTGTCCCGGGTGATCAACAACGCCCCGCATGTCAGCCGGGCCGCGCGGCAGGCCGTGGAGCGGGCCATCAAGGACCTAGGCTATGTGCCCAACGTCGCCGCCCGATCCCTGGCCACCCAGCGCAGTGGCGCGGTCGTGCTGGCGGTCTCCAGCGATGACCAGGCACTGTTCACCAACCCCTTCTTCGCCGAGGTCGTCGTCGGGGTGAACGCCGTCCTGGAGGAAACCGACCTTGAGCTGCTGCTGATCCTGGCCGCCTCAGAGCGCGGCAGGAGCCGGCTGGCCCGTGTCCTGCAGTCACGCAGGGCCGACGGTGTCATGCTGCTGGCCCTGCGGGAAAACGACCCCCTGGCAAAGGTGGCCGCCGAGGGCGGCGTCCCCGTGGTATACGGCGGACGCTCCCTCGGCGGGTCTCACCACTGGTACGTGGACGCCGACAACCGCGACGGCGCGCGCCAGGCGGCCGAATACCTGATCTCCACCGGCCGCACCCGGATCGCGACCATCACCGGGCCGCTCGACATGCACGTCGGCCTTTCCCGCTACCTCGGCTTCCGCGAGGCGCTGGCGCTGGCCGGGCTCGGAGCCGAGCGAGTCGCGCACGGCGACTTCACCGAAGCGAGCGGAGCCGCTGCGATGGCTCGCCTGCTGACCGAGCACCCGGACCTCGACGCCGTGCTGGTCGCCTCCGACGAGATGGCCGTGGGCGCGCTCGGCGTGATAAAGGAGCACGGCCGGGCCGTGCCCGGTGAGATCGCAGTCGTGGGGTTCGACGACGTAGTGACCGCCCGGCACACCCATCCCACCCTGACCACGGTGCGCCAGCCCATCAAGGCCCTCGGCCGCGAGATGACCCGCATGCTGCTCGCCCTGATCCGCGGCGAGCAGCCCACCCCACTCATCCTCCCCACCGAACTGGTCATCCGCGAGTCCGCTTGAACTCGTATCGCGAGGCGGCGCCGCTCGCGAGCGCGCGTCCTGTTCGGCCGCTACTCGTATCCCATGGTCGGGATGACATCTGGTGTCGAGATCGGCGTTCGCCTTCCAGGCGAGCCATCGGTCATAGACCGGCTTGAGCCAAGCGAGCGCACCGTCGACCGTGGACGGCGCCCATGGCTGGTCGACGTGCGACGCAACCACCGCGACCGGGTGGCGCTTGACGTGGACGATGGTCGCTTCAGGGACGAGTTCCCAGAGGAAGATCCATGCACAGAAGGTTGAACGGCGTCTTCTCGCACCAGGTCGGGCTTTCCCGCGTCGGCAGCCCGCTCGCGACGCAGCCGTCCCACCGCGTCCCAGTAGTGCCGCTCACCAATGGCCTCAGGAACGGTATGACCACGATCGATGTGTCTCCTGCCGACCAGTCGCACCGTAAGAGGGTCGCTCAGCCTGCGGAGCGCGTCGTCCCCGACGTAAGGGTCGTACCGAATCGTGAGTGCATCCGCCAAGTCCCTAACGCCGCCCGGGTCGACAATGAACCTGGTCTCGATCGGAATCCTGTGGATCTGCGGGTGTTCGCCGAGAATGTTCGCGAGCTGCGATGTTCCTGACCGACCGGTGCCAGCGACGAAGATCCGCGACGGATAGGCCACGGCGACATACTCAACTCGCGACTGGCCGATGTGTCAGGTGAATAGCCACTGGCCCCTGGGCTGGCTCCCGCGAGGCTCAAGACGCGCCGTTGACGCCATCCATGGTGCCGGCCAATGTGGCCGAAAAGTTGGCCAGCGTGGGGTCGCCGTAGCGACGATTCTGGCACCGTTGTGAGGGGCGAGCCGGCACCGATGGGAGAGGCCGATGATCATTGACCCAACGATCACCCGGATCGGCCAGGGGGTGGAGCTGCACCACCACCGAGGTCAGCGTGAGGCCGCTCGCGACCTGTTCGCGCAGATCTGGGACGACATCGGCGGCGAACAAGGCGACCCGCTGCACGTTTGCGTCCTTGCCCACGCGATGGCGGATGTGCAAGACGACGTGCACCAAGAGCTGCTTTGGGACCTGCGAGCGCTTGCCGCCGCCGACCTGGTCACCGATGAGCAGCTGACGCAAGCCGGAGTAACGCTTCCGGCGGCCGGCTTGTACCCGTCCTTGCACCTCAACTTGAGCGAGTGCTACCGCAAGCTGGGCGATCTCGGCCGCGCCCGTGAGCACCTCCAGCAGGCGCAAACCACGATCGGCACGCTTGGCGACGACGAGTATGCGCAGCTCATCAAGGGTGGCCTGGAGCGGCTGGCCGAACAGCTGAGAGGCGGGCCTCTACCGGAAAAAGGGCCACGGACGCCATAGGAGTCTCGTCCATCGTCCCGGATCCGAGGTGGAGCTCCTGGCCGGACGCGCATCGAGCCGATCTTCCCTGCCGTCGGGGATGTCGGATCCGCCTGCCATACTCACCGTGATCATGAAAGGAAAGAACCGGGGAGACCGATGCGCAAGATCATGCCCGCGGATTACGCGTGGGAGGACAACTGGCCGGAGGAGATCTACACCGCCACCTTCGTCCGCGGCCTGAACGAGCGCGAGACGCTCCGGCGGTTCGGCGTGGTCGACGACAACATCCATCCAGTGGACGACGAGGAGGTCATGGAACGCATCGAGGAGACTGACGGCTGCTGCGACATGGTGCTGGTGACCCGGGCCGGCGACTGGACGATCGCTTTTGAGTACAGCGGCTGGGAGGGGACCCGGCCCGAGACCCTGCGCGAACTGACCCGCAACGGGGGTGAGGCCATCTCCGTCATGCGCCACAACTACGCGGCGTCGCATGACTTCGAACACGCCGCAGACGGCCGGATTCGGACGGCCTTTCGCCCGCAGACGCCCCAGGAGCGCTGGGGCAGCCATCCCGACGCGCTGAATGAGGACATGCGCGAACTAGGCCTGGAACCCGAACCAGATGAAGAGTTCCAATACCTGTCCGGCTCCGTTCCTGCCGCCCTCGCGCTGGCCAGTCGTATCTCCGGCGTGCTGTTCACCCCCGCACTGCTGGACGGGCCGCTGCTGGGCGGGGCCATCACCGACGCGGTTCCCGACGATCCCCGGGAAGGTGACCCACTCGCCCGGCACGCCCTGCGGGTCGTCAACCGGGAGCTCGCCGAGGCCATCGACAATGCCGCCCCTGACCTCCAGCGGCGGGCCGCGGTCGCCGAAGCCCGCCGCCAGTGCGAGCTGGCCGGCGTGGCCGACCACCCGGTGCTCGCCGCGGCGCTGGCTTCGGCCGAGCGGGGCGAGACGTGGCCGGTCGGGCACGACTCCCCGCTCGCCGAGCTCATCCGCGGCTACGAGTCGGAGCTGACCGGCCATCCGATCGACGGGGCCATCGGCGAGTGGATGGCCGGCCCATCTGCGGATCCGCACCGCTCCCCCGAGGGCAGGCGCACCATCTTCTCCATCGATACCGCGACCGGCATGCCGGCCTGCCCGAGCTGCAGGTGGCATCACCGCCCGGGCGAAGCGGAGCGGGAGGCAGTCCGGCCGCGCTGGCAGGCGGTGATATCAGTACGCCACGCCCTGTCACCCG includes:
- a CDS encoding LacI family DNA-binding transcriptional regulator, whose amino-acid sequence is MRPTIEQVAAHAGVGRSTVSRVLNGSPKVRPKTRVTVQKAIEELRYTPNRAARSLVTRRTDTVALVISESPERVFSDPFFAGVVRGIAAQLTSSGKQLLMTMARSSSERSALEAYLGGGHVDGVLLLSLHHEDPLPSHLGELGVPAVLGGRPLDPALAAHVVDVDNQAGAYLAVRHLIERGRRRIATITGPMDMLVSVHRLGGYRDGLTASGIEESSDLVADGDFSEQSGAVAMRALLARRPDLDAIFAASDLMALGALRVLREAGRADVAVVGFDDSPLAEQAGLTSVHQPVEDMGREMVRLLLELIGGGRPSRSVLVLTPHLVTRETS
- a CDS encoding aldo/keto reductase family protein codes for the protein MKFRHLGHSGLMVSEIAYGNWLTEDTVEPCVHAALDAGITTFDTADAYAETRAEEALGQALRGIRRDSVEILTKIYWPTGPGPNDRGLSRKHIMRSIDGSLRRLGTDYVDLYQAHRYDYATPLEETLRAFDDLVRAGKVLYVGVSDWTAEQIADALRIADDLGLDRIVSNQPQYNMLRRVIEPEILPLCAKEGVGQLVYQPMAQGVLAGRYSPGQAPPAEARREFVDRLLTDDVLTRVERLRPIAADLGLTMAQLAIAWVLRGPGVSAAIVGGSRPEQVHDSAAASGVTLGDDVLGAIDEILDDVVERVADGPFSPLTRP
- a CDS encoding LacI family DNA-binding transcriptional regulator encodes the protein MTDRQPTLDEVARRAGVSRGTVSRVINNAPHVSRAARQAVERAIKDLGYVPNVAARSLATQRSGAVVLAVSSDDQALFTNPFFAEVVVGVNAVLEETDLELLLILAASERGRSRLARVLQSRRADGVMLLALRENDPLAKVAAEGGVPVVYGGRSLGGSHHWYVDADNRDGARQAAEYLISTGRTRIATITGPLDMHVGLSRYLGFREALALAGLGAERVAHGDFTEASGAAAMARLLTEHPDLDAVLVASDEMAVGALGVIKEHGRAVPGEIAVVGFDDVVTARHTHPTLTTVRQPIKALGREMTRMLLALIRGEQPTPLILPTELVIRESA
- a CDS encoding DUF6461 domain-containing protein gives rise to the protein MRKIMPADYAWEDNWPEEIYTATFVRGLNERETLRRFGVVDDNIHPVDDEEVMERIEETDGCCDMVLVTRAGDWTIAFEYSGWEGTRPETLRELTRNGGEAISVMRHNYAASHDFEHAADGRIRTAFRPQTPQERWGSHPDALNEDMRELGLEPEPDEEFQYLSGSVPAALALASRISGVLFTPALLDGPLLGGAITDAVPDDPREGDPLARHALRVVNRELAEAIDNAAPDLQRRAAVAEARRQCELAGVADHPVLAAALASAERGETWPVGHDSPLAELIRGYESELTGHPIDGAIGEWMAGPSADPHRSPEGRRTIFSIDTATGMPACPSCRWHHRPGEAEREAVRPRWQAVISVRHALSPDARTAAYSTHFALVHGDQVMTDPDHAAAVAATLRAAST